From Chromatiales bacterium, one genomic window encodes:
- the prmB gene encoding 50S ribosomal protein L3 N(5)-glutamine methyltransferase, with amino-acid sequence MADKKTGGDSNAGQSVAELIARCTRALERSAVCFGHGTDNARDEAAALVFHVLGLDHADALRVYGQPVSAAGQRQVAGMLEARISTRQPLPYLTGEAWFAGLPFHVDERVLVPRSPFAELITSRFVPWLDPDGIHRILEIGTGSGCMAVACALAFPESSVVATDISPAALEVARKNVARHKVTGRVQLVEADLYAGLDGVFDLIISNPPYVSPAEVASLPDEYRHEPELALLSAEDGMATPARILQHATQFLTADGWLALEVGGGAALLEARFATLPFIWPEFENGGDGIALISAVDLRASECPATP; translated from the coding sequence CGCGGTCTGCTTCGGACATGGCACTGACAATGCGCGCGATGAAGCCGCAGCGCTGGTTTTCCACGTGCTCGGCCTGGACCATGCCGATGCGTTGCGCGTCTATGGTCAGCCGGTATCGGCAGCCGGACAACGGCAGGTGGCCGGGATGCTCGAAGCGCGCATCAGCACGCGTCAGCCCTTGCCCTACCTGACCGGTGAGGCATGGTTCGCCGGGCTGCCTTTCCATGTCGATGAGCGGGTGCTGGTGCCGCGTTCACCCTTCGCCGAACTGATCACCTCGCGCTTTGTGCCCTGGCTGGATCCGGATGGCATCCACCGGATTCTCGAGATCGGCACCGGCAGCGGCTGCATGGCGGTTGCCTGTGCGCTGGCCTTTCCGGAGAGCAGCGTGGTGGCTACGGATATCTCGCCGGCAGCGCTGGAGGTGGCGAGGAAAAACGTGGCCCGGCACAAGGTGACGGGCCGGGTGCAGCTGGTCGAGGCCGACCTGTATGCGGGGCTCGACGGGGTATTCGATCTGATCATCAGCAATCCACCCTATGTTTCGCCCGCAGAGGTCGCATCACTGCCGGACGAGTATCGTCACGAGCCGGAGCTGGCGCTGCTGTCGGCGGAGGACGGGATGGCAACGCCCGCGAGAATCCTGCAACATGCGACGCAATTTCTCACGGCGGACGGCTGGCTGGCCCTGGAGGTTGGCGGCGGGGCTGCCTTGCTGGAGGCGCGTTTTGCGACGCTGCCATTTATCTGGCCCGAGTTTGAAAACGGCGGTGACGGCATCGCGCTGATTAGTGCCGTCGATCTGAGAGCAAGTGAATGTCCGGCAACACCATAG